The Spirosoma foliorum genome has a window encoding:
- a CDS encoding RluA family pseudouridine synthase, translated as MENTDKPRRQRGQRTDSKLTVAEPIQLMAFLIAQLPHKNRNNIKSLLSNKQILVDGKVFTQFNHPLRAGQIVTVAANRAPQTTQYRGLTILYEDPSIIVINKQAGLLSMATNKERDRTAYGILSDYLKKENPKNKIFIIHRLDRETSGVMMFAKSEKVQRLMQESWNATTKERTYVALVEGVPEPPTGTVTSFLRESKALIVYSSQNPDNGQLSITNYKVLKSNQGYSLLELELETGRKNQIRVHMQDIGHPIVGDAKYGASTDPIGRLGLHAEVLAFEHPITGEAMRFDAPIPRAFVNMMKERIEE; from the coding sequence ATGGAGAATACCGACAAGCCTCGCCGACAGCGCGGCCAACGTACTGATAGTAAACTGACTGTCGCAGAGCCGATTCAGCTAATGGCGTTTCTAATTGCCCAGTTACCTCATAAGAATCGGAACAACATCAAATCGTTGCTCAGTAACAAGCAAATTCTCGTTGATGGTAAAGTGTTCACGCAGTTTAATCATCCGCTGAGAGCCGGGCAAATTGTGACTGTAGCCGCTAATCGTGCCCCTCAAACCACGCAATACCGGGGATTGACCATTCTATACGAAGACCCAAGTATTATTGTCATTAACAAACAGGCCGGGCTGCTCTCGATGGCAACGAACAAAGAGCGGGACCGTACTGCCTATGGCATTTTGAGTGATTACCTCAAGAAAGAGAATCCCAAAAACAAAATATTTATCATCCACCGGCTCGATCGCGAGACGTCGGGCGTTATGATGTTTGCCAAAAGCGAGAAAGTGCAGAGGCTGATGCAGGAGTCATGGAATGCAACTACTAAGGAGCGGACTTACGTAGCTTTGGTTGAAGGCGTACCTGAACCACCAACTGGCACGGTTACCTCCTTCCTGCGTGAAAGTAAAGCGCTGATCGTCTATTCGAGCCAGAATCCCGATAACGGACAACTGTCCATCACGAACTACAAGGTTTTAAAATCCAACCAAGGGTATTCGTTGCTGGAGCTAGAGCTGGAAACCGGCCGAAAAAATCAGATTCGGGTGCACATGCAGGACATTGGCCATCCTATTGTGGGCGATGCCAAATATGGAGCATCTACCGATCCGATTGGCCGACTGGGTTTACACGCCGAAGTACTAGCCTTTGAACACCCGATAACGGGCGAGGCTATGCGTTTCGATGCTCCTATTCCCCGAGCTTTTGTAAATATGATGAAGGAGCGGATTGAGGAATAG
- a CDS encoding TonB-dependent receptor domain-containing protein, whose translation MKTLLLSLLIVSATTSFAQVTVPGSTTAPASAAPSSTPVTQPAVPDPFETKTPAPTTPDTFTAPAGSKPSLINSPAPTGVQPQSAPTPSEADPVARGNGKISGTLIDSTTSKPVEFATIALLNISTNKPIDGTTADAKGQFTIGRISPGKYRLLYTFIGYKDKRSALITVDKGSTITLGAIKISPDVRTLSEVNVVGQAAMIEEKVDRMVYNADKDLAAKGGDAGDILRKVPMLSVDLDGNVSLRGSSNVTVLINNKPSTIVASSVADALKQIPADMIKTVEVITSPSAKYDAEGSAGIINIVTKKTTLQGMTLDVNGGGGNRGANLGINGNYRTGKMGFSLGGFGRAEYNVKGTFLNNQSTRSYDPTSNTYSAWTNTVQTANTLNQRLFGNYQLGWDYDIDKRTSLTASIRYGARNGLSKQNNLMTTITSPNSYFPSVSNRNVDTKDLSGTVDANVTYTKIYKPQQEFSILALYSRNNRTNSFVADIMGGTDFQTITSRQKNDNPSYNQESTLQLDYQTPIKTNQLIEFGGKGIFRQVNSDYQYYIANGSDSPYVIDTTRKGNGLEYNQNIAATYLSYTLTTKSKFTIKAGARYEYTFINAKFANESAGANPTIPNYGNLVPSINISKSLKGGKIIKLAYNRRIQRPGIQFLNPNNNTANPTNTTTGNPYLSPELTDNIEFGTSANIKGLYLNATVFARRTNNEITAVREVQQSLINNVLQQVINTTYLNVGHEDAYGINLFGNGTLFRKLQLGGGIDLYHVNLTNNNANPIYSASNSGWVLAGRIMSSLSLANGWGFQLFGGGRGNQVQLQGQQSAMYFYSLGLRKEFNNKKASLGLAAENIFNHPFRQHSELSSPILVQNTQTGYYNAGVRLTFSYKLGKMSFDAPQKRRKSVENDDLKGDGGGDNNTGPQQQQAAPSGGGRTGGGRGRP comes from the coding sequence ATGAAAACGTTATTACTTTCTTTACTCATCGTTAGCGCAACTACCTCATTCGCTCAGGTAACCGTTCCCGGCAGTACAACAGCACCGGCCAGCGCTGCTCCGAGTAGCACCCCAGTAACCCAACCAGCCGTTCCGGACCCGTTCGAAACAAAAACCCCGGCCCCGACGACTCCCGATACATTTACAGCTCCTGCTGGCTCGAAACCGAGCCTCATCAATTCGCCAGCCCCAACAGGCGTACAACCTCAATCGGCTCCTACCCCATCAGAGGCAGACCCTGTCGCACGTGGTAATGGTAAAATTAGCGGTACGCTAATAGATTCTACCACAAGCAAACCTGTCGAATTCGCTACGATTGCGCTATTAAACATCAGCACCAATAAACCCATCGATGGTACAACAGCTGATGCAAAAGGACAATTTACCATTGGCCGTATATCACCTGGTAAGTATCGTCTTCTGTACACATTTATTGGCTACAAAGACAAACGAAGCGCACTCATTACCGTCGATAAAGGCAGTACAATTACGTTGGGGGCGATAAAAATCTCGCCCGATGTTCGAACACTAAGCGAAGTGAACGTGGTTGGTCAGGCCGCTATGATCGAAGAAAAAGTGGACCGGATGGTTTACAATGCCGATAAGGACCTTGCTGCCAAAGGGGGCGACGCGGGCGACATTCTACGTAAAGTGCCGATGCTGTCGGTCGATCTCGATGGGAATGTGAGTCTGCGTGGAAGCAGTAACGTGACGGTGTTAATCAATAACAAACCGTCGACCATTGTGGCCAGTAGCGTAGCCGATGCCTTGAAGCAGATTCCGGCCGACATGATCAAAACCGTTGAAGTAATTACCTCGCCATCAGCCAAATACGACGCAGAAGGTTCAGCTGGGATTATTAACATTGTCACCAAGAAAACAACCCTGCAAGGGATGACCCTCGACGTAAACGGTGGTGGTGGTAACCGGGGTGCAAACCTGGGTATCAATGGTAACTACCGCACTGGTAAAATGGGTTTTTCGCTTGGTGGTTTCGGTCGTGCTGAGTATAACGTAAAAGGGACGTTCCTGAACAATCAAAGCACGCGCAGCTACGATCCGACTTCGAACACGTATTCGGCCTGGACTAACACCGTACAAACAGCCAATACGCTGAATCAACGTCTCTTTGGGAACTATCAATTGGGCTGGGATTATGACATCGATAAGCGGACTTCGCTGACAGCCAGTATCCGGTACGGTGCCCGGAACGGTTTAAGCAAGCAAAACAATCTGATGACAACGATCACTTCGCCGAACAGCTACTTCCCTTCTGTGAGCAATCGGAATGTAGATACCAAAGACTTGTCGGGAACAGTAGATGCCAACGTGACCTACACAAAAATCTATAAGCCTCAGCAGGAATTCAGCATTCTGGCACTCTATAGCCGCAACAACCGGACGAACAGCTTTGTCGCTGATATTATGGGCGGAACCGATTTCCAAACGATTACATCACGTCAGAAAAACGACAACCCCAGCTATAATCAGGAATCGACATTACAGTTAGATTATCAGACCCCGATTAAAACAAATCAACTGATTGAATTCGGTGGTAAAGGTATTTTCCGTCAGGTGAATAGTGATTATCAGTATTACATTGCTAACGGTTCTGACTCACCTTATGTAATTGATACGACTCGCAAAGGAAATGGTCTGGAGTATAATCAGAATATCGCAGCTACTTACCTGTCTTACACGCTGACAACCAAGAGCAAGTTCACCATTAAGGCAGGTGCCCGGTACGAATACACGTTTATTAATGCCAAGTTCGCCAATGAGTCAGCAGGGGCTAATCCAACGATCCCTAACTATGGGAATCTGGTACCAAGCATCAATATTTCGAAAAGTCTGAAAGGGGGTAAGATTATCAAACTGGCCTATAACCGCCGGATTCAACGACCTGGCATTCAGTTCCTTAACCCGAACAATAATACAGCCAATCCGACGAACACTACTACAGGTAACCCATATCTGTCGCCTGAATTGACTGATAACATTGAATTCGGTACCAGTGCAAATATCAAAGGACTATATTTGAATGCAACGGTGTTTGCACGTCGGACCAACAATGAAATCACCGCTGTTCGTGAAGTACAACAGTCGTTGATCAATAATGTACTACAACAGGTGATTAACACAACCTACCTGAACGTTGGTCATGAGGATGCGTACGGTATCAACCTGTTCGGAAACGGAACACTTTTCCGTAAACTACAACTTGGTGGTGGTATCGACCTCTATCATGTTAACCTGACCAACAATAACGCCAACCCAATTTATTCGGCATCTAATTCAGGTTGGGTACTGGCTGGTCGGATCATGAGTAGCCTGTCGCTGGCCAATGGCTGGGGCTTCCAGCTCTTCGGTGGTGGTCGTGGCAACCAGGTTCAGTTACAGGGACAACAAAGTGCCATGTATTTCTATAGCCTTGGCCTACGGAAAGAGTTCAATAACAAGAAAGCCAGCTTAGGTCTGGCGGCTGAGAATATCTTCAACCACCCGTTCAGACAGCATTCAGAGTTATCGTCGCCAATTCTGGTGCAGAACACACAAACGGGTTACTACAACGCAGGTGTACGTCTGACATTCAGCTACAAACTTGGCAAAATGAGTTTCGACGCCCCACAAAAACGTCGCAAATCGGTTGAAAACGATGACCTGAAAGGCGACGGTGGTGGCGACAACAATACAGGCCCACAACAACAACAGGCTGCCCCAAGTGGTGGTGGTCGTACTGGTGGTGGCCGTGGCCGTCCATAA
- a CDS encoding glycosyltransferase family 2 protein, translating into MLLSVLIPAYNEINNIDTLLEKVQAVPLAKEIIIVDDGSTDGTRERLNTYRSVPNIQVIFHEHNQGKGAAIRTAIQHMTGSIAIVQDADLEYEPMDYPALIQPIVDGKEKVIYGSRFLKPENRHSYYSFYIGGQVVTLLTNILFNQRLTDEPTCYKVFDTNFLRSIPLECTRFEFCPEVTAKVAKRGIRIKELPISYYPRSIAEGKKISWLDGIEAIWVLLKYRIVK; encoded by the coding sequence ATGCTGCTATCTGTTTTGATTCCTGCTTACAACGAGATTAATAATATTGATACACTCCTCGAAAAAGTTCAGGCTGTTCCATTAGCGAAAGAAATTATTATTGTTGACGATGGCTCTACGGATGGTACGCGTGAACGCTTGAACACGTATCGATCAGTACCGAACATTCAGGTTATCTTTCACGAGCATAATCAGGGGAAAGGGGCTGCTATTCGCACGGCAATTCAGCATATGACGGGTAGTATTGCCATTGTTCAGGATGCCGATCTGGAGTATGAACCAATGGATTATCCGGCATTGATTCAGCCGATTGTTGATGGTAAAGAGAAGGTAATTTATGGGTCCCGATTTCTGAAACCCGAAAACCGACACTCCTATTATAGTTTTTATATTGGAGGTCAGGTTGTTACGTTGCTGACCAATATTCTCTTCAACCAACGACTCACCGACGAACCGACCTGCTATAAGGTATTCGACACCAACTTCCTGCGATCTATTCCGCTCGAATGTACTCGCTTTGAATTTTGTCCCGAAGTGACCGCCAAAGTAGCAAAGCGAGGCATTCGTATTAAAGAGTTACCGATTAGTTATTATCCCCGCTCTATTGCCGAAGGGAAAAAAATCTCGTGGCTGGATGGTATCGAAGCGATTTGGGTACTTCTGAAATACCGAATTGTGAAGTAA
- a CDS encoding DUF4405 domain-containing protein, whose amino-acid sequence MKSKNLVSLFVATIFFVLAITGLLIYFGQGSHIVDHTHAWFGIIFFIAAVFHIVNNWSSLVGYTKNRRTGAIQKELVLPALIVVIFAAGIGFDVPVFDKLANAGKNLFRGDRPQGDSMAQPKVDSIANAVETAYATAYTKGDTGTLAAIMPVKTALLTEAGTILSGSDVQKNILKRTSPEVVKNKVDRAEALDDHLILVYGTSTNSTTTAPSVYTHLLKEQNKKWQIIAAQRAFPAVQ is encoded by the coding sequence ATGAAATCTAAAAACCTTGTCAGCTTGTTTGTTGCCACAATTTTCTTTGTTTTAGCGATTACCGGTCTGCTCATTTACTTCGGGCAGGGTTCGCACATTGTCGATCATACGCATGCCTGGTTTGGTATTATATTCTTCATAGCCGCTGTTTTTCATATTGTTAACAACTGGTCGTCGTTGGTGGGGTACACCAAAAATCGCCGAACGGGAGCCATTCAAAAGGAATTGGTCCTGCCTGCTCTTATTGTCGTAATCTTTGCGGCAGGTATTGGATTCGACGTCCCCGTTTTCGACAAATTAGCGAACGCAGGCAAGAATCTGTTCCGTGGTGACCGCCCTCAAGGTGATTCGATGGCACAACCCAAAGTCGATTCAATTGCCAATGCCGTTGAAACAGCCTATGCCACGGCTTACACCAAAGGCGATACAGGCACGTTAGCCGCAATCATGCCCGTAAAAACGGCGCTCCTCACCGAAGCCGGGACTATTTTAAGTGGCTCCGATGTACAGAAAAACATACTGAAGCGAACGAGTCCTGAAGTTGTAAAGAATAAAGTTGACCGCGCTGAGGCTCTGGATGATCACCTGATTCTGGTGTACGGCACCTCTACCAACTCCACGACTACAGCACCGTCGGTTTACACGCACTTGCTCAAAGAGCAGAATAAAAAATGGCAGATTATTGCCGCCCAGCGAGCCTTTCCAGCCGTGCAGTAG
- a CDS encoding beta strand repeat-containing protein: protein MPTATATHFRYGNLSWRQLPSDATGRTIEFKLTMGFRLSYSNFSPTPTVGSTVSNANANGSAAFTYGDGTTTTAFNFTVTSVNTADDYFYAEAILTKTYSTTGNFTAFIEASARLSTLQNNGDGRYRINSLVNVGAANANLPPASTLPPIVNLPFNQSAATFTVPATDPDGNPLTFSLATAADLGATSYTFTQPTNFSISSSGVATFDTRSPKAVGQLYNAIIKISDGKSFVIVDFIIKIVAASDPPVFVYGGITPANNSAIQTYVGCPINFNVRATDTDPTSNTITLQGVGLPSGATFSPVTGSNTVTSAFSFNPTTEGTSVTSFYAQDNIGNQAITSVTFRVLQPLLTANASLVCVGSTISLTATPGTSASGVTNYTFRGPNGVIGSTSTTNTVTISGLAAGVYNFSVTTTNSLNSNTACTSTAVTSVTVDAPPTVSLTNSGTLTCAVTSVTLTATSSTVPTSYAFTGPGLSQTGTANTAVVTQPGTYTVLVTTPSGCTAVATTTVVSNTATPATPTVSLIQPSCTLATGTITVTAPTGAGLTYSINGTTYTNTTGVFTGVAAGTYAVTVRNTSSGCTSPATSVTITAQPATPAAPTVVTTQPTCTLPTGTITITAPIGTGLTYSIDGVNYVSSLVFLGVTPGTYAVTVRNSSGCTSAVTSASVNGALLASPAPTVSVTSQPNCLTATGIITITAPTGTGFSYSIDGSTYTNTTGVFTGVAPGVYAVTDRNGLGCISTATSVTVNAQPSTPVAPTVSVTSQPNCLTATGTITITAPTGTGLTYSIDGTTYTNTTGTFTGVAAGTYAVTVRNSSGCTSAATSVTVNAQPPTPVAPTVSVTSQPNCLTATGTITITAPTGTGLTYSIDGTTYTNTTGSFTGVAAGTYVVTVRNSSGCTSAATSVTVTAQPPTPTAPTVSVTAQPNCLTATGTITVTAPTGTGLTYSIDGTSYTNTTGVFTGVVAGAYAVTVRNNSGCTSAATSVTVTAQPPTPAAPTVSVSAQPNCLTATGTITITAPTGTGLTYSIDGTTYTNTTGSFAGVAAGTYAVTVRNNSGCTSAATSVTVNAQPPTPAAPTVSVTSQPNCLTATGTITITAPTGTGLTYSINGTTYINTTGVFTGVAAGTYAVTVRNSNGCTSAATSVTVNSQPPTPVLTLNSVSICAGSSTTLSVGGCTGGTLLWSTGDNTTSIVVAPVVTTTYSATCTNTSGCIASVSATVTIRPTPTFTSIPTVTAATCNGATATNTAHIDFTTLQNTERADISLGTTYSGAAYGAPSNKVVTSGAVSFGSLPNPASSQAYTIRLFSGSGSCFVDVGARLDPVNCQCPSPSCVIVTIAP, encoded by the coding sequence ATGCCTACGGCTACTGCAACGCACTTTCGGTATGGCAACCTTAGTTGGCGACAATTACCGTCTGATGCAACCGGCCGAACTATTGAGTTTAAGCTCACCATGGGGTTCCGGCTGAGTTATAGTAATTTCTCCCCCACACCAACCGTTGGTTCTACCGTTAGTAATGCCAATGCCAACGGAAGTGCCGCCTTTACCTATGGCGATGGCACGACGACCACAGCGTTCAATTTTACGGTAACTTCGGTTAATACAGCAGACGATTATTTTTATGCTGAAGCTATATTAACAAAGACATACTCAACAACAGGAAACTTTACCGCCTTTATTGAGGCAAGCGCACGGCTTAGTACGTTGCAGAATAATGGCGATGGCCGTTATCGAATCAACTCGTTGGTTAACGTCGGTGCTGCCAATGCCAACCTGCCACCAGCATCAACCTTACCGCCAATTGTCAATCTACCGTTTAATCAGTCTGCGGCTACGTTTACAGTGCCCGCCACTGATCCAGATGGCAACCCGCTTACGTTCAGTCTGGCAACTGCCGCCGATCTGGGCGCAACATCGTATACGTTTACTCAGCCAACCAATTTTTCTATATCATCCAGTGGCGTAGCCACATTCGACACGCGGTCGCCGAAAGCAGTTGGGCAGTTATACAATGCGATCATAAAAATATCCGACGGCAAGTCGTTTGTCATTGTTGACTTCATTATTAAAATCGTTGCTGCCAGTGATCCGCCCGTCTTTGTGTATGGGGGCATTACGCCCGCAAATAATTCGGCAATACAGACGTATGTAGGTTGTCCAATCAATTTTAATGTTCGGGCAACAGACACTGATCCAACCAGTAATACCATTACGCTTCAGGGGGTGGGTTTGCCATCGGGGGCTACATTCTCGCCTGTCACAGGTTCAAATACGGTAACTTCTGCCTTTAGTTTTAATCCTACCACCGAGGGAACGTCGGTTACGTCGTTCTATGCACAGGATAATATTGGTAATCAGGCAATAACGTCGGTTACGTTTCGAGTCCTTCAACCACTCTTAACGGCTAATGCTTCGCTGGTTTGTGTGGGTAGTACGATTAGTCTGACGGCTACGCCTGGTACAAGTGCTTCAGGCGTAACAAATTATACGTTCAGAGGGCCGAATGGTGTGATTGGCTCAACGAGTACTACAAACACCGTGACTATTAGCGGACTGGCAGCGGGCGTATATAATTTTAGTGTTACAACCACTAATTCTCTCAATTCAAACACCGCCTGTACCAGCACAGCTGTTACATCAGTAACCGTCGATGCTCCCCCTACAGTTTCACTGACTAATTCAGGAACACTAACCTGTGCAGTAACCAGTGTTACGTTGACAGCAACTAGCAGCACTGTCCCAACTTCGTATGCGTTTACCGGGCCAGGTCTAAGTCAGACGGGTACGGCAAATACAGCAGTCGTTACGCAGCCGGGAACCTATACGGTTTTAGTAACGACGCCCAGTGGTTGTACGGCAGTAGCCACTACAACCGTGGTCAGCAATACGGCTACACCAGCTACTCCTACGGTTAGTCTGATACAACCTAGTTGTACGCTTGCCACGGGTACCATTACCGTTACAGCACCCACGGGGGCGGGTTTAACGTATAGTATCAACGGTACAACTTACACCAATACAACAGGTGTGTTCACGGGTGTCGCAGCTGGAACCTATGCGGTGACGGTTCGCAATACAAGTAGTGGATGTACATCTCCCGCTACGTCGGTAACGATAACTGCGCAACCTGCAACACCGGCAGCTCCGACGGTTGTAACGACTCAGCCAACATGTACGCTGCCAACCGGTACGATCACTATCACAGCGCCAATAGGGACAGGACTGACGTATAGCATAGATGGTGTAAACTATGTGTCGTCTCTAGTATTTTTAGGCGTTACGCCTGGAACGTATGCCGTGACGGTCCGCAACAGCAGTGGGTGTACGTCTGCGGTTACCAGTGCAAGCGTAAATGGAGCCTTACTAGCCTCACCAGCTCCAACGGTAAGTGTGACTTCACAACCCAACTGTCTGACGGCTACAGGTATCATTACCATCACAGCGCCCACCGGAACGGGATTTTCATACAGCATCGATGGGTCAACCTACACCAACACGACGGGTGTGTTCACGGGCGTCGCTCCGGGTGTATATGCGGTGACTGACCGAAATGGTCTAGGCTGTATTTCTACCGCGACCTCAGTTACCGTGAATGCACAGCCCTCCACGCCCGTGGCTCCCACGGTAAGCGTGACTTCGCAGCCCAACTGTCTGACGGCCACCGGAACGATCACTATTACTGCCCCCACGGGAACGGGACTGACTTACAGTATTGATGGTACGACCTACACGAATACGACCGGAACGTTCACTGGTGTGGCTGCGGGCACGTATGCGGTAACGGTTCGCAACAGCAGCGGTTGTACTTCGGCTGCCACATCGGTAACGGTGAACGCTCAACCACCTACACCTGTGGCCCCAACGGTAAGCGTGACTTCGCAACCCAACTGTCTGACGGCTACAGGAACGATTACGATCACAGCGCCCACAGGGACTGGACTCACATATAGCATTGATGGCACGACCTACACCAACACTACTGGCTCATTTACGGGCGTTGCTGCCGGGACTTACGTGGTGACAGTCCGTAACAGCAGTGGCTGTACATCGGCTGCCACATCGGTAACGGTGACCGCCCAGCCACCCACGCCAACTGCTCCCACCGTGAGCGTGACGGCTCAACCTAACTGTCTAACCGCCACAGGTACCATTACCGTTACGGCACCGACCGGAACAGGGCTCACTTATAGCATTGACGGCACGAGTTACACGAATACGACAGGCGTGTTCACGGGCGTTGTCGCAGGGGCTTATGCGGTAACGGTGCGTAACAATAGCGGCTGTACGTCGGCTGCCACCTCCGTGACGGTGACGGCTCAACCGCCCACGCCCGCAGCTCCGACGGTGAGCGTATCGGCTCAACCCAACTGTTTGACGGCCACGGGAACGATTACCATTACAGCGCCGACTGGCACGGGCTTGACGTACAGCATTGATGGTACCACGTATACGAATACAACGGGGTCATTTGCAGGTGTTGCCGCCGGGACTTACGCGGTAACGGTCCGCAACAACAGTGGTTGTACTTCGGCGGCTACCTCTGTGACGGTGAATGCCCAACCGCCCACGCCCGCAGCACCAACGGTAAGCGTGACTTCGCAACCCAACTGTCTTACCGCTACAGGCACTATTACCATTACTGCACCTACGGGAACAGGACTTACATACAGTATTAATGGCACTACGTACATAAATACGACAGGTGTGTTCACGGGCGTTGCTGCCGGCACCTACGCAGTAACGGTTCGCAACAGCAATGGCTGTACGTCTGCCGCTACCTCCGTGACGGTGAATTCACAGCCTCCTACACCAGTCTTGACATTAAACTCAGTTTCAATCTGTGCGGGTTCATCTACAACCTTATCTGTAGGAGGCTGTACGGGTGGGACTTTACTTTGGTCAACAGGCGACAATACCACGTCTATTGTCGTCGCTCCAGTTGTCACAACAACCTATTCCGCTACTTGTACGAACACGTCGGGTTGTATCGCTTCAGTTTCTGCGACTGTAACGATACGTCCTACTCCCACATTTACAAGCATACCTACTGTTACAGCAGCTACCTGCAATGGGGCTACGGCTACGAACACGGCTCACATTGACTTTACGACGTTGCAGAATACCGAGCGCGCCGATATCTCTTTAGGGACAACTTATTCAGGGGCGGCATACGGAGCGCCAAGTAATAAAGTAGTGACTAGTGGAGCGGTTAGCTTTGGTAGCCTGCCTAATCCAGCTTCCAGCCAGGCATATACTATTCGATTGTTCAGCGGATCGGGGAGTTGTTTTGTCGATGTTGGTGCGCGGCTTGATCCCGTGAATTGTCAGTGCCCATCACCGTCTTGTGTCATCGTTACGATTGCCCCTTAA
- a CDS encoding glycosyltransferase family 39 protein has translation MTRFLIFLAIFCPIFFLFAYNSGYGYDAYEYLIIARTLNEGYNLYDFIPSKSYLLYSSTSLLLNLLGGYNHLSVSALITLLATGVLVSAWRAARMFGERTALFTVILTAACCCFMEMNFLEPESWVAIFGLNAFTIAVKNNGRQNWRWLSAGILLGLAMCFKSVAAFYLVGFGAFILLLCLTGRINFWQMVGRGMLVLAGFAVPLLLSMLYFYATNRLEAHLEWTYVYPFGGYPSHTLFLTKFLIKLSWLLLLLLISFILVFQQPYREIYQKTPALWLALLLAGFACVTMLKTQASHYFFQASVFFVLHLGFMADQWLAHYEARRQQVSYWQALIGVGGMGLLLLVSLLLYRPNTVKRLVTIRDYQDEEAAGAFIREKAGPNGHVLIFDMAMPLYYLSDREPNVPFIFTEMQVTHYLESHPDTYGKALADTSLKFVIFGNRSSVIDDSTALNTPANVHAIGQLRAGLQKDFVRVEDPRFPLPYWRRK, from the coding sequence ATGACGCGATTTTTAATATTCCTGGCTATTTTCTGCCCCATTTTTTTTCTTTTTGCTTATAATTCTGGCTACGGATACGATGCGTATGAGTACTTAATTATTGCTCGAACGCTCAACGAAGGCTATAATTTGTACGACTTCATTCCGTCGAAATCATACCTGCTGTATTCCTCCACCAGTCTATTGCTGAACCTGTTAGGGGGCTATAATCACCTGAGTGTGTCGGCGTTGATTACACTATTGGCAACCGGCGTGCTGGTGTCGGCCTGGCGTGCTGCGCGCATGTTTGGCGAGCGAACCGCTTTATTTACGGTAATACTAACGGCCGCCTGTTGCTGCTTTATGGAAATGAATTTCCTGGAGCCAGAAAGTTGGGTCGCTATTTTTGGTCTGAATGCCTTTACCATAGCCGTTAAAAATAATGGCAGGCAGAATTGGCGATGGCTCAGTGCAGGTATTTTGCTTGGCTTGGCCATGTGTTTCAAAAGCGTGGCGGCATTTTATCTGGTAGGCTTTGGGGCGTTTATACTCCTGCTGTGTTTAACAGGTCGGATAAACTTCTGGCAAATGGTTGGCCGGGGCATGTTAGTACTGGCTGGTTTTGCTGTGCCATTGCTCCTGTCGATGCTCTATTTTTACGCCACCAATCGGTTAGAGGCTCACCTGGAGTGGACGTATGTTTATCCGTTTGGCGGGTATCCGTCCCATACGCTGTTTCTGACCAAGTTTTTAATTAAGTTAAGCTGGCTTCTTCTGCTTTTGCTGATCTCATTCATCCTCGTTTTTCAACAGCCTTATCGGGAAATCTATCAAAAGACACCGGCCTTGTGGCTGGCTTTGCTGTTAGCGGGTTTTGCCTGTGTTACGATGTTGAAAACGCAGGCAAGTCATTACTTTTTTCAGGCTTCCGTATTTTTTGTCCTACACCTGGGCTTCATGGCCGATCAATGGTTGGCGCACTACGAAGCTCGTCGTCAGCAGGTTTCATACTGGCAAGCCCTCATAGGCGTTGGTGGTATGGGTTTACTTTTATTGGTGAGCTTGTTGCTTTATCGCCCGAATACCGTCAAACGATTGGTAACGATTAGAGACTATCAGGATGAAGAAGCGGCTGGCGCATTTATTCGGGAGAAAGCAGGGCCAAATGGACACGTGCTGATCTTCGATATGGCGATGCCTTTATATTATCTATCGGATCGGGAGCCGAATGTACCGTTTATTTTTACTGAAATGCAGGTAACGCATTATCTGGAATCACATCCCGACACCTACGGGAAGGCCCTGGCCGATACCAGTCTGAAATTTGTCATTTTTGGCAACCGATCGAGTGTGATAGATGATAGTACGGCGCTCAATACTCCGGCTAACGTTCACGCGATCGGGCAATTACGCGCTGGTCTGCAAAAAGACTTTGTGCGCGTTGAAGACCCCCGTTTCCCGCTACCCTACTGGCGAAGAAAGTAA